In Nostoc edaphicum CCNP1411, the sequence GTAAAGTTGATTAGTTGCTACATAGTTGCATACCTACAATCATCAAAATGAAATCACATTTACTTGCGATCGGTTTAAGCAGTTTGCTTCTATTTGCAGGACAAGCTAAAGCTTCACGATTACAGTCTTGGTACTTTGATTCTAAGCAAAATCAATTACACCTAACTACAACTTCTGGAATTCAACCAAAAGCCTTTTTATTAGATAATCCTAATCGATTGGTAATTGACTTACCTGGAACTAGTTTTAATTCAGATAGTGTTAAAAAAGCTTTTGGTAATGCAGTCAAAGAAATTCGGATCGGAAAACTAGATAGTAAAACAACTCGTTTTGTCGTAGAATTAGCTCCAGGCTATCATATTGATTCCCGTAATCTATCCATCAAGGGAGATTCTCGTTCTCATTGGATTGTAAAATTTAACTCATTTGACCGTCAAACCAATAACATTACTGGGGAAAATAGACAAGATATTGCCATCAATTCCACAGATGCTTCAACATTTGCGGGAGTTGTAAACCTTGGTCAAGAAATGCAGGGCATCAGTTCTCAAATTCGGGCGTTGTTAGCAACTTATAAATCATTAAACCCCGGAATATTTTTCTTAGATTTAGATACAGGTAACTATATAGATATTAATGGCGAAAAAAGATTTGCTGCTGCCAGTACAATCAAATTTCCCTTATTAGTAGCTCTTTTCCAAGAAATAGACGCTGGTAGAATTAAACTAACAGATAAGTTAGTGATGCGGCGCGATTTAAGGGTTGGTGAAGCCGGAACTATGAAATACAAACCCGTTGGAACTAAATTTAGCGTCCTCCAAACTGCTACCTTGATGATGACCATTAGTGATAATACCGCCACAAATATGGTTCTTGATCGTTTGGGTGGTACAGCAAAAGTTAACCAACGTTTTCGTGGCTGGGGATTGCAAAATACGGCAATGCAGAATTTACTTCCAGATATTCCTGGCAAAAATACAACCAGTTCCAAAGATTTAGTCAGATTGGCGGCGTTAGTTTCTAATAATCGTTTGCTATCTCCAAACAGCCGCAATCAAGTTTTAGGGATTATGCGCCGTGTCAAAACTAATAGTTTGCTACCGGCTGGTATTGGTAAAGGAGCTACCATTGCTCACAAAACTGGCACATTGAGATTCATCATTGGTGATGCGGGTATTATTGAAATGCCCAACGGTAAAAGCTATTTAGCAGGCATTTTGGTGCAAAGACCAAACCACGATCGCAGAGCTGGAGATTTTGTCCGTGAAGTTTCTCGCAGAGTCTACAATTATCTAAGCCAAACCAGAGTTAGCAATATAGAACCGAACTCTAGCGAGCGCACTCCTTAGTAATGGGGACGAGAGGGAATTATTGAAGAAGAGGAAAAGGGGCAGGGAGCAGGGAGCAAGGGGGATAGAACAGAAAGGGGATTCCACCCCTCCCTCTTCGAGAACCACGCTTGGTTGTTGTGGGTGAATCAGACCCATGTTCCGCTCCGCTTCACGGCAGGAGTCAGGAGTCATTTCCCCTTGCTCCTTTTCCCCCTGCCTCTTATTGAATAAATCCTTCCCTCATTTCCCTCACCTGAGTTAACTTGCTAGT encodes:
- a CDS encoding serine hydrolase, with protein sequence MKSHLLAIGLSSLLLFAGQAKASRLQSWYFDSKQNQLHLTTTSGIQPKAFLLDNPNRLVIDLPGTSFNSDSVKKAFGNAVKEIRIGKLDSKTTRFVVELAPGYHIDSRNLSIKGDSRSHWIVKFNSFDRQTNNITGENRQDIAINSTDASTFAGVVNLGQEMQGISSQIRALLATYKSLNPGIFFLDLDTGNYIDINGEKRFAAASTIKFPLLVALFQEIDAGRIKLTDKLVMRRDLRVGEAGTMKYKPVGTKFSVLQTATLMMTISDNTATNMVLDRLGGTAKVNQRFRGWGLQNTAMQNLLPDIPGKNTTSSKDLVRLAALVSNNRLLSPNSRNQVLGIMRRVKTNSLLPAGIGKGATIAHKTGTLRFIIGDAGIIEMPNGKSYLAGILVQRPNHDRRAGDFVREVSRRVYNYLSQTRVSNIEPNSSERTP